In a genomic window of Hippoglossus stenolepis isolate QCI-W04-F060 chromosome 17, HSTE1.2, whole genome shotgun sequence:
- the LOC118125285 gene encoding ras/Rap GTPase-activating protein SynGAP isoform X3, translating to METPPNATPQPFRQPSFLNRRLKGSIKRAKSQPKLDRTSSFRQMILPRFRSADQERTRLMQSFKESHSHESLLSPSSAAEALDLVLDEEAIIKPVHSSILGQEYCFEVTTNSGTKCFACRSASERDKWIENLQRAVKPNKDNSRRVDNVLKLWIIEARDLPTKKRYYCELCLDDMLYARTTSKPRTDTVFWGEHFEFNNLPTIRSLRLHLYKETDKKRRKEKSTYLGLVSIPISSITGRQFVEQWYPVIQSSVLAKSGGVGSGKVINASLRVKSRYQTMNILPMELYKEFAEYITNNYRTLCAVLEPLLSVKSKEEVAFALVHILQSTGKTKEFLSDMAMCEVDRFMDREHLIFRENTLATKAVEEYLKLIGHRYLKEAIGDFIRALYESEENCEVDPMRVPPSVLADHQANLRMCCELLLCKIINSLCIFPRELKEVFASWRARCAERGREDLADSLISSSLFLRFMCPAIMSPSLFSLMQEYPAERTSRTLTLIAKVMQNLASFNKFGPKEEYMYFMNEFLEMEWGSMQQFLYEISNMDTGGNAGGFEGYIDLGRELSMLHSLLWEVMGQLSKDAILKLGPLPRLLNDISVALRNPQLHMPANHQPDRPKDRLFSRPSFNRLMSSDFQSLMMRDLNSSIDISRLPSPTTGVSAVESLSSNLNMRRHAERDLRSSREVFYVTRPPLARSSPAYCTSSSDITEPDPKVHSVNKSVSMMDLQDSRMNSISNLNSVGDMLTSSQASIAGLGHSFGNLGGPLRMGGHMPAGSSGSGLRLSQMGHIGGPTESISQQQQQAAAAMHFPLSFQNPLFHLAAQNSPAQSQQHPPPLLLAPEPENGHHDYTPAFGNSAFSRSEDLSGLRSQSSLVQPSIVHSHSYSDDFTRQNQNNDYAWHQLSLQVQESLQQQHLMGVASQTTTGTGTPASLATPPTTVHPVRQSSIAPQHLKSQRSINTPATATPPKVRPQSRNLLLNSSEANFSGSQPKQRQSQQQQQQQQQQQLQQQQLQQQLQQQLQHQQQQHHHQQQQQQQQQQQQQQHTQQQQQDTQLSVTDSPAPGLPYQTSAAKENQGPSAAAEESTDTPTKSTKKPQQLQPPQQHLLKPVNKQGSQSNLNERTVAWVSNMPHLSADIESLRPDREGQLKEYSKSMDESRLERVREYEEEIHSLKERLKMSHRKLEEYEQRLVSQEQTTSKILMQYQNRLDDSERRLQQQQVEKDSQIKGIINRLMAVEDELRGGAIPDIKPRILTDQSISHGYGGHPGS from the exons ATGGAAACTCCTCCAAATGCCACCCCACAGCCCTTCAGACAGCCG AGTTTTCTCAATCGAAGGTTGAAGGGTTCCATCAAAAGGGCCAAAAGCCAGCCCAAACTGGACCGGACCAGCAGCTTCCGACAGATGATCTTGCCCCGGTTTCGAAGTGCCGACCAGGAGAG GACTCGCTTGATGCAGAGCTTCAAAGAATCCCACTCCCATGAATCCCTGCTCTCGCCGAGCAGCGCTGCGGAGGCTTTGGACCTAGTTTTGGATGAAGAGGCCATAATCAAACCTGTCCACTCGAGTATTTTAGGACAAGAGTACTGCTTTGAG gtGACGACCAATTCAGGGACAAAATGTTTTGCCTGCCGCTCGGCTTCAGAGAGAGACAAGTGGATCGAGAACCTCCAACGAGCTGTCAAACCCAACAAG GACAACAGCAGACGGGTGGACAATGTGCTCAAGTTGTGGATCATCGAGGCCCGGGACCTCCCAACTAAGAAACGCTACTACTGCGAGCTGTGTCTGGATGACATGCTGTACGCGCGCACCACCAGCAAACCCCGCACGGACACCGTCTTCTGGGGCGAGCATTTTGAGTTCAACAATTTGCCTACCATTCGTAGCCTTCGCTTGCACCTCTACAAGGAAACGGACAAAAAAAGACGCAAG GAAAAAAGCACATACCTTGGCCTTGTCAGCATCCCCATCTCCAGCATCACGGGCCGGCAGTTCGTGGAGCAGTGGTACCCGGTGATACAGTCCAGCGTTCTGGCCAAGAGCGGCGGTGTCGGAAGTGGCAAAGTCATCAATGCCTCGCTGCGCGTCAAGTCTCGCTACCAGACGATGAACATCCTGCCAATGGAGCTGTACAAGGAATTCGCCGAGTACATCACCAACAACTACCGAACACTGTGTGCCGTTCTGGAGCCGCTGCTGAGCGtgaaaagcaaagaggaggTGGCGTTTGCTCTGGTGCACATCCTTCAGAGCACCGGGAAGACAAAG GAGTTCCTGTCCGACATGGCGATGTGCGAGGTGGATCGATTCATGGACCGCGAGCACTTGATCTTCCGGGAGAACACGCTGGCCACCAAGGCTGTGGAAGAGTACCTCAAGCTGATAGGTCACAGATACCTCAAGGAGGCTATAG GTGACTTCATTCGAGCCTTATACGAGTCGGAGGAGAACTGTGAGGTGGACCCCATGCGTGTCCCGCCGTCGGTGCTCGCCGACCACCAGGCCAACCTGCGCATGTGCTGCGAGCTGCTACTCTGCAAGATCATCAACTCTCTCTG CATATTTCCCCGCGAGCTGAAGGAAGTCTTCGCCTCGTGGAGAGCCAGATGTGCTGAGCGCGGAAGAGAGGACCTCGCCGACAGCCTCATCAGCTCCTCGCTGTTCCTCCGCTTCATGTGCCCGGCCATCATGTCCCCCTCCCTGTTCAGCCTGATGCAGGAGTACCCCGCCGAGCGCACCTCCCGCACGCTCACACTCATCGCCAAGGTGATGCAGAACCTGGCCAGCTTCAACAA ATTTGGACCGAAGGAGGAGTACATGTATTTCATGAACGAGTTCCTGGAGATGGAGTGGGGCTCCATGCAGCAGTTCCTGTACGAGATTTCCAACATGGACACTGGGGGAAACGCCGGAGGGTTCGAGGGCTACATTGACCTCGGCAGAGAACTGTCCATGCTCCACAGCTTACTGTGGGAAGTCATGGGCCAGCTGAGCAAG GACGCCATTCTCAAACTGGGACCTTTACCACGGTTGCTGAACGACATCAGTGTCGCCCTGAGGAACCCGCAGCTGCACATGCCTGCAAATCACCAGCCCGACCGGCCGAAGGACCGACTGTTCTCACGGCCGTCTTTCAATCGTCTCATGTCCTCTGACTTCCAAAGCCTGATGATGCGGGACTTAAACAG CTCAATAGACATCTCTCGCCTGCCGTCCCCTACGACGGGAGTATCAGCCGTCGAATCCCTCTCATCCAATCTGAACATGAGGCGCCACGCAGAACGAGACCTCCGCTCATCGAGGGAAGTCTTCTACGTGACCCGTCCACCGCTGGCTCGATCCAGCCCTGCATACTGCACGAGCAGCTCGGACATTACTGAGCCCGATCCGAAG GTCCACAGTGTGAATAAAAGTGTCTCTATGATGGACCTTCAGGACTCCCGCATGAACAGCATTTCCAACCTGAACTCGGTGGGAGACATGCTCACCTCCTCTCAAGCCTCCATCGCCGGGCTCGGCCACAGCTTTGGGAACCTCGGCGGTCCTCTTCGTATGGGCGGGCATATGCCGGCAGGCTCGTCGGGCTCCGGTTTGAGGCTGAGCCAGATGGGCCACATCGGGGGGCCCACAGAATCCATCTCTCAACAGCAACAGCAGGCAGCAGCGGCCATGCACTTCCCACTATCCTTCCAGAACCCGCTATTCCATCTGGCCGCCCAGAACTCTCCAGCTCAGTCTCAGCAacatccccctcctctcctgctcgCCCCCGAGCCTGAGAATGGCCACCATGATTACACACCCGCCTTTGGGAACAGTGCTTTCTCCCGCAGTGAGGACTTGTCCGGCCTGCGGTCACAGAGCAGTCTGGTGCAGCCCAGCATTGTCCACTCGCACAGCTACAGTGATGATTTCACCCGACAGAATCAGAATAATGACTACGCCTGGCACCAGCTGTCGCTGCAGGTGCAG GAatctctccagcagcagcacctgatGGGAGTCGCATCACAAACTACCACTGGGACGGGCACCCCCGCCTCTCTGGCTACGCCTCCCACCACAGTCCATCCTGTCCGCCAGTCATCCATCGCCCCGCAACACCTCAAGTCCCAGCGGTCCATTAACACTCCGGCCACCGCCACGCCTCCGAAGGTTCGCCCGCAGAGCAGGAACCTCCTCCTCAACTCCTCTGAAGCAAACTTCAGCGGCAGTCAGCCGAAACAACGGCaatcgcagcagcagcagcagcagcagcagcagcagcagctgcagcagcagcagctgcagcagcagttgcagcagcagctgcagcatcagcagcagcagcatcatcatcagcagcagcagcagcagcagcagcagcagcagcagcagcaacacactcagcagcaacaacaggacaCACAGCTGTCGGTGACTGACAGTCCAGCTCCCGGGCTTCCGTACCAGACGAGCGCTGCCAAAGAGAACCAGGGCCcgtcagcagctgcagaggagtcAACTGACACTCCCACGAAAAGCACCAAGAAGCCTCaacagctgcagcctccacagCAGCATCTGCTCAAACCAGTCAATAAACAG GGTTCTCAGTCGAACTTGAACGAGCGGACTGTGGCCTGGGTGTCCAACATGCCACATCTGTCTGCTGACATCGAGAGCCTGCGGCCGGACCGAGAGGGTCAGCTGAAGGAGTACTCCAAGAGCATGGATGAGTCACGGTTAGAGAGG GTCAGAGAGTACGAAGAAGAGATCCACTCCCTGAAAGAACGGCTGAAGATGTCCCATCGCAAGCTCGAGGAGTACGAGCAGCGGCTCGTGTCGCAGGAGCAGACGACCAGCAAGATCCTGATGCAGTATCAGAACCGGCTGGACGACAGTGAGCgccgcctccagcagcagcaagtgGAGAAGGACTCTCAAATCAAAGGCATCATCAACAG ACTCATGGCTGTGGAAGATGAGCTGAGAGGGGGTGCCATTCCTGATATTAAGCCTCGAATCCTCACAGACCAG TCTATCAGCCACGGCTATGGTGGACATCCAGGATCCTGA
- the LOC118125285 gene encoding ras/Rap GTPase-activating protein SynGAP isoform X2, which translates to MDTSKTWLPHQSQFGLVGQAEVCCGGPGVLTPNQSRRASFASVRQSSMETPPNATPQPFRQPSFLNRRLKGSIKRAKSQPKLDRTSSFRQMILPRFRSADQERTRLMQSFKESHSHESLLSPSSAAEALDLVLDEEAIIKPVHSSILGQEYCFEVTTNSGTKCFACRSASERDKWIENLQRAVKPNKDNSRRVDNVLKLWIIEARDLPTKKRYYCELCLDDMLYARTTSKPRTDTVFWGEHFEFNNLPTIRSLRLHLYKETDKKRRKEKSTYLGLVSIPISSITGRQFVEQWYPVIQSSVLAKSGGVGSGKVINASLRVKSRYQTMNILPMELYKEFAEYITNNYRTLCAVLEPLLSVKSKEEVAFALVHILQSTGKTKEFLSDMAMCEVDRFMDREHLIFRENTLATKAVEEYLKLIGHRYLKEAIGDFIRALYESEENCEVDPMRVPPSVLADHQANLRMCCELLLCKIINSLCIFPRELKEVFASWRARCAERGREDLADSLISSSLFLRFMCPAIMSPSLFSLMQEYPAERTSRTLTLIAKVMQNLASFNKFGPKEEYMYFMNEFLEMEWGSMQQFLYEISNMDTGGNAGGFEGYIDLGRELSMLHSLLWEVMGQLSKDAILKLGPLPRLLNDISVALRNPQLHMPANHQPDRPKDRLFSRPSFNRLMSSDFQSLMMRDLNSSIDISRLPSPTTGVSAVESLSSNLNMRRHAERDLRSSREVFYVTRPPLARSSPAYCTSSSDITEPDPKVHSVNKSVSMMDLQDSRMNSISNLNSVGDMLTSSQASIAGLGHSFGNLGGPLRMGGHMPAGSSGSGLRLSQMGHIGGPTESISQQQQQAAAAMHFPLSFQNPLFHLAAQNSPAQSQQHPPPLLLAPEPENGHHDYTPAFGNSAFSRSEDLSGLRSQSSLVQPSIVHSHSYSDDFTRQNQNNDYAWHQLSLQVQESLQQQHLMGVASQTTTGTGTPASLATPPTTVHPVRQSSIAPQHLKSQRSINTPATATPPKVRPQSRNLLLNSSEANFSGSQPKQRQSQQQQQQQQQQQLQQQQLQQQLQQQLQHQQQQHHHQQQQQQQQQQQQQQHTQQQQQDTQLSVTDSPAPGLPYQTSAAKENQGPSAAAEESTDTPTKSTKKPQQLQPPQQHLLKPVNKQGSQSNLNERTVAWVSNMPHLSADIESLRPDREGQLKEYSKSMDESRLERVREYEEEIHSLKERLKMSHRKLEEYEQRLVSQEQTTSKILMQYQNRLDDSERRLQQQQVEKDSQIKGIINSLSATAMVDIQDPDCQFQSDQSS; encoded by the exons ATGGACACATCAAAGACGTGGCTGCCGCATCAGAGTCAGTTTGGGTTGGTTGGTCAAGCGGAGGTTTGCTGTGGCGGACCTGGAGTTTTAACCCCAA ACCAATCTCGCAGGGCAAGTTTTGCCTCTGTAAGACAGTCAAGCATGGAAACTCCTCCAAATGCCACCCCACAGCCCTTCAGACAGCCG AGTTTTCTCAATCGAAGGTTGAAGGGTTCCATCAAAAGGGCCAAAAGCCAGCCCAAACTGGACCGGACCAGCAGCTTCCGACAGATGATCTTGCCCCGGTTTCGAAGTGCCGACCAGGAGAG GACTCGCTTGATGCAGAGCTTCAAAGAATCCCACTCCCATGAATCCCTGCTCTCGCCGAGCAGCGCTGCGGAGGCTTTGGACCTAGTTTTGGATGAAGAGGCCATAATCAAACCTGTCCACTCGAGTATTTTAGGACAAGAGTACTGCTTTGAG gtGACGACCAATTCAGGGACAAAATGTTTTGCCTGCCGCTCGGCTTCAGAGAGAGACAAGTGGATCGAGAACCTCCAACGAGCTGTCAAACCCAACAAG GACAACAGCAGACGGGTGGACAATGTGCTCAAGTTGTGGATCATCGAGGCCCGGGACCTCCCAACTAAGAAACGCTACTACTGCGAGCTGTGTCTGGATGACATGCTGTACGCGCGCACCACCAGCAAACCCCGCACGGACACCGTCTTCTGGGGCGAGCATTTTGAGTTCAACAATTTGCCTACCATTCGTAGCCTTCGCTTGCACCTCTACAAGGAAACGGACAAAAAAAGACGCAAG GAAAAAAGCACATACCTTGGCCTTGTCAGCATCCCCATCTCCAGCATCACGGGCCGGCAGTTCGTGGAGCAGTGGTACCCGGTGATACAGTCCAGCGTTCTGGCCAAGAGCGGCGGTGTCGGAAGTGGCAAAGTCATCAATGCCTCGCTGCGCGTCAAGTCTCGCTACCAGACGATGAACATCCTGCCAATGGAGCTGTACAAGGAATTCGCCGAGTACATCACCAACAACTACCGAACACTGTGTGCCGTTCTGGAGCCGCTGCTGAGCGtgaaaagcaaagaggaggTGGCGTTTGCTCTGGTGCACATCCTTCAGAGCACCGGGAAGACAAAG GAGTTCCTGTCCGACATGGCGATGTGCGAGGTGGATCGATTCATGGACCGCGAGCACTTGATCTTCCGGGAGAACACGCTGGCCACCAAGGCTGTGGAAGAGTACCTCAAGCTGATAGGTCACAGATACCTCAAGGAGGCTATAG GTGACTTCATTCGAGCCTTATACGAGTCGGAGGAGAACTGTGAGGTGGACCCCATGCGTGTCCCGCCGTCGGTGCTCGCCGACCACCAGGCCAACCTGCGCATGTGCTGCGAGCTGCTACTCTGCAAGATCATCAACTCTCTCTG CATATTTCCCCGCGAGCTGAAGGAAGTCTTCGCCTCGTGGAGAGCCAGATGTGCTGAGCGCGGAAGAGAGGACCTCGCCGACAGCCTCATCAGCTCCTCGCTGTTCCTCCGCTTCATGTGCCCGGCCATCATGTCCCCCTCCCTGTTCAGCCTGATGCAGGAGTACCCCGCCGAGCGCACCTCCCGCACGCTCACACTCATCGCCAAGGTGATGCAGAACCTGGCCAGCTTCAACAA ATTTGGACCGAAGGAGGAGTACATGTATTTCATGAACGAGTTCCTGGAGATGGAGTGGGGCTCCATGCAGCAGTTCCTGTACGAGATTTCCAACATGGACACTGGGGGAAACGCCGGAGGGTTCGAGGGCTACATTGACCTCGGCAGAGAACTGTCCATGCTCCACAGCTTACTGTGGGAAGTCATGGGCCAGCTGAGCAAG GACGCCATTCTCAAACTGGGACCTTTACCACGGTTGCTGAACGACATCAGTGTCGCCCTGAGGAACCCGCAGCTGCACATGCCTGCAAATCACCAGCCCGACCGGCCGAAGGACCGACTGTTCTCACGGCCGTCTTTCAATCGTCTCATGTCCTCTGACTTCCAAAGCCTGATGATGCGGGACTTAAACAG CTCAATAGACATCTCTCGCCTGCCGTCCCCTACGACGGGAGTATCAGCCGTCGAATCCCTCTCATCCAATCTGAACATGAGGCGCCACGCAGAACGAGACCTCCGCTCATCGAGGGAAGTCTTCTACGTGACCCGTCCACCGCTGGCTCGATCCAGCCCTGCATACTGCACGAGCAGCTCGGACATTACTGAGCCCGATCCGAAG GTCCACAGTGTGAATAAAAGTGTCTCTATGATGGACCTTCAGGACTCCCGCATGAACAGCATTTCCAACCTGAACTCGGTGGGAGACATGCTCACCTCCTCTCAAGCCTCCATCGCCGGGCTCGGCCACAGCTTTGGGAACCTCGGCGGTCCTCTTCGTATGGGCGGGCATATGCCGGCAGGCTCGTCGGGCTCCGGTTTGAGGCTGAGCCAGATGGGCCACATCGGGGGGCCCACAGAATCCATCTCTCAACAGCAACAGCAGGCAGCAGCGGCCATGCACTTCCCACTATCCTTCCAGAACCCGCTATTCCATCTGGCCGCCCAGAACTCTCCAGCTCAGTCTCAGCAacatccccctcctctcctgctcgCCCCCGAGCCTGAGAATGGCCACCATGATTACACACCCGCCTTTGGGAACAGTGCTTTCTCCCGCAGTGAGGACTTGTCCGGCCTGCGGTCACAGAGCAGTCTGGTGCAGCCCAGCATTGTCCACTCGCACAGCTACAGTGATGATTTCACCCGACAGAATCAGAATAATGACTACGCCTGGCACCAGCTGTCGCTGCAGGTGCAG GAatctctccagcagcagcacctgatGGGAGTCGCATCACAAACTACCACTGGGACGGGCACCCCCGCCTCTCTGGCTACGCCTCCCACCACAGTCCATCCTGTCCGCCAGTCATCCATCGCCCCGCAACACCTCAAGTCCCAGCGGTCCATTAACACTCCGGCCACCGCCACGCCTCCGAAGGTTCGCCCGCAGAGCAGGAACCTCCTCCTCAACTCCTCTGAAGCAAACTTCAGCGGCAGTCAGCCGAAACAACGGCaatcgcagcagcagcagcagcagcagcagcagcagcagctgcagcagcagcagctgcagcagcagttgcagcagcagctgcagcatcagcagcagcagcatcatcatcagcagcagcagcagcagcagcagcagcagcagcagcagcaacacactcagcagcaacaacaggacaCACAGCTGTCGGTGACTGACAGTCCAGCTCCCGGGCTTCCGTACCAGACGAGCGCTGCCAAAGAGAACCAGGGCCcgtcagcagctgcagaggagtcAACTGACACTCCCACGAAAAGCACCAAGAAGCCTCaacagctgcagcctccacagCAGCATCTGCTCAAACCAGTCAATAAACAG GGTTCTCAGTCGAACTTGAACGAGCGGACTGTGGCCTGGGTGTCCAACATGCCACATCTGTCTGCTGACATCGAGAGCCTGCGGCCGGACCGAGAGGGTCAGCTGAAGGAGTACTCCAAGAGCATGGATGAGTCACGGTTAGAGAGG GTCAGAGAGTACGAAGAAGAGATCCACTCCCTGAAAGAACGGCTGAAGATGTCCCATCGCAAGCTCGAGGAGTACGAGCAGCGGCTCGTGTCGCAGGAGCAGACGACCAGCAAGATCCTGATGCAGTATCAGAACCGGCTGGACGACAGTGAGCgccgcctccagcagcagcaagtgGAGAAGGACTCTCAAATCAAAGGCATCATCAACAG TCTATCAGCCACGGCTATGGTGGACATCCAGGATCCTGACTGCCAATTCCAGAGTGACCAGAGTTCTTGA